The Suricata suricatta isolate VVHF042 chromosome 4, meerkat_22Aug2017_6uvM2_HiC, whole genome shotgun sequence genome includes a region encoding these proteins:
- the PPM1B gene encoding protein phosphatase 1B isoform X5, with translation MGAFLDKPKTEKHNAHGAGNGLRYGLSSMQGWRVEMEDAHTAVVGIPHGLDDWSFFAVYDGHAGSRVANYCSTHLLEHITNNEDFRAAGKSGSALEPSVENVKNGIRTGFLKIDEYMRNFSDLRNGMDRSGSTAVGVLISPKHVYFINCGDSRAVLYRNGQVCFSTQDHKPCNPREKERIQNAGGSVMIQRVNGSLAVSRALGDYDYKCVDGKGPTEQLVSPEPEVYEILRAEEDEFIILACDGIWDVMSNEELCEFVKSRLEVSDDLENVCNWVVDTCLHKGSRDNMSIVLVCFSNAPKVSDEAVRKDSELDKHLESRVEEIMEKSGEEGMPDLAHVMRILSAENIPNLPPGGGLAGKRNVIEAVYSRLNPHRESDGGFQVFGRL, from the exons ATGGGTGCATTTTTGGATAAACCCAAAACTGAGAAGCATAATGCTCATGGTGCTGGGAATGGTTTACGTTATGGCCTGAGCAGCATGCAAGGATGGAGAGTGGAAATGGAAGACGCACACACAGCTGTTGTAGGGATTCCTCACGGCTTGGACGACTGGTCGTTTTTTGCAGTTTATGATGGCCATGCTGGATCCCGAGTAGCAAACTACTGCTCAACACATTTATTAGAACACATCACTAATAATGAAGACTTTCGGGCAGCTGGAAAATCAGGGTCGGCTCTTGAGCCCTCAGTGGAAAATGTCAAGAATGGCATCAGAACTGGCTTTTTGAAAATCGATGAGTACATGCGTAACTTTTCAGACCTCAGAAACGGAATGGACAGAAGTGGTTCGACCGCAGTGGGGGTCCTGATCTCCCCCAAGCATGTCTACTTCATCAACTGTGGCGATTCACGTGCCGTTCTGTACAGGAACGGACAAGTCTGCTTTTCTACCCAGGATCACAAACCTTGCAACCCAAGGGAGAAGGAGCGGATCCAGAATGCAGGAGGCAGCGTAATGATACAGCGTGTTAATGGTTCATTAGCAGTGTCTCGTGCTTTGGGGGACTATGATTACAAGTGTGTTGATGGCAAGGGCCCAACAGAACAACTTGTTTCTCCAGAGCCTGAGGTTTACGAAATTTTAAGAGCAGAAGAGGATGAATTTATCATCTTGGCTTGTGATGGGATCTGGGATGTTATGAGTAATGAGGAGCTCTGTGAATTTGTTAAATCTAGGCTTGAGGTATCTGATGACCTGGAAAATGTGTGCAATTGGGTAGTGGACACTTGTTTACATAAG GGAAGTCGAGATAACATGAGTATTGTACTAGTTTGCTTTTCAAATGCTCCCAAGGTCTCAGATGAAGCAGTGAGAAAAGATTCAGAGCTGGATAAGCACTTGGAATCACGGGTTGAAG AAATTATGGAGAAGTCTGGTGAGGAGGGAATGCCTGATCTTGCCCATGTCATGCGCATCTTGTCTGCAGAAAATATCCCCAATCTGCCTCCTGGGGGAGGTCTTGCTGGCAA gCGCAATGTAATTGAAGCTGTCTATAGTAGGCTGAATCCACATAGGGAAAGTGATGGg GGTTTTCAAGTTTTCGGACGTCTGTAA
- the PPM1B gene encoding protein phosphatase 1B isoform X3 has protein sequence MGAFLDKPKTEKHNAHGAGNGLRYGLSSMQGWRVEMEDAHTAVVGIPHGLDDWSFFAVYDGHAGSRVANYCSTHLLEHITNNEDFRAAGKSGSALEPSVENVKNGIRTGFLKIDEYMRNFSDLRNGMDRSGSTAVGVLISPKHVYFINCGDSRAVLYRNGQVCFSTQDHKPCNPREKERIQNAGGSVMIQRVNGSLAVSRALGDYDYKCVDGKGPTEQLVSPEPEVYEILRAEEDEFIILACDGIWDVMSNEELCEFVKSRLEVSDDLENVCNWVVDTCLHKGSRDNMSIVLVCFSNAPKVSDEAVRKDSELDKHLESRVEEIMEKSGEEGMPDLAHVMRILSAENIPNLPPGGGLAGKRNVIEAVYSRLNPHRESDGSGSSVVNIGSLFTF, from the exons ATGGGTGCATTTTTGGATAAACCCAAAACTGAGAAGCATAATGCTCATGGTGCTGGGAATGGTTTACGTTATGGCCTGAGCAGCATGCAAGGATGGAGAGTGGAAATGGAAGACGCACACACAGCTGTTGTAGGGATTCCTCACGGCTTGGACGACTGGTCGTTTTTTGCAGTTTATGATGGCCATGCTGGATCCCGAGTAGCAAACTACTGCTCAACACATTTATTAGAACACATCACTAATAATGAAGACTTTCGGGCAGCTGGAAAATCAGGGTCGGCTCTTGAGCCCTCAGTGGAAAATGTCAAGAATGGCATCAGAACTGGCTTTTTGAAAATCGATGAGTACATGCGTAACTTTTCAGACCTCAGAAACGGAATGGACAGAAGTGGTTCGACCGCAGTGGGGGTCCTGATCTCCCCCAAGCATGTCTACTTCATCAACTGTGGCGATTCACGTGCCGTTCTGTACAGGAACGGACAAGTCTGCTTTTCTACCCAGGATCACAAACCTTGCAACCCAAGGGAGAAGGAGCGGATCCAGAATGCAGGAGGCAGCGTAATGATACAGCGTGTTAATGGTTCATTAGCAGTGTCTCGTGCTTTGGGGGACTATGATTACAAGTGTGTTGATGGCAAGGGCCCAACAGAACAACTTGTTTCTCCAGAGCCTGAGGTTTACGAAATTTTAAGAGCAGAAGAGGATGAATTTATCATCTTGGCTTGTGATGGGATCTGGGATGTTATGAGTAATGAGGAGCTCTGTGAATTTGTTAAATCTAGGCTTGAGGTATCTGATGACCTGGAAAATGTGTGCAATTGGGTAGTGGACACTTGTTTACATAAG GGAAGTCGAGATAACATGAGTATTGTACTAGTTTGCTTTTCAAATGCTCCCAAGGTCTCAGATGAAGCAGTGAGAAAAGATTCAGAGCTGGATAAGCACTTGGAATCACGGGTTGAAG AAATTATGGAGAAGTCTGGTGAGGAGGGAATGCCTGATCTTGCCCATGTCATGCGCATCTTGTCTGCAGAAAATATCCCCAATCTGCCTCCTGGGGGAGGTCTTGCTGGCAA gCGCAATGTAATTGAAGCTGTCTATAGTAGGCTGAATCCACATAGGGAAAGTGATGGg TCTGGATCTTCCGTTGTAAACATAGGCAGTCTTTTCACATTCTGa
- the PPM1B gene encoding protein phosphatase 1B isoform X1, whose product MGAFLDKPKTEKHNAHGAGNGLRYGLSSMQGWRVEMEDAHTAVVGIPHGLDDWSFFAVYDGHAGSRVANYCSTHLLEHITNNEDFRAAGKSGSALEPSVENVKNGIRTGFLKIDEYMRNFSDLRNGMDRSGSTAVGVLISPKHVYFINCGDSRAVLYRNGQVCFSTQDHKPCNPREKERIQNAGGSVMIQRVNGSLAVSRALGDYDYKCVDGKGPTEQLVSPEPEVYEILRAEEDEFIILACDGIWDVMSNEELCEFVKSRLEVSDDLENVCNWVVDTCLHKGSRDNMSIVLVCFSNAPKVSDEAVRKDSELDKHLESRVEEIMEKSGEEGMPDLAHVMRILSAENIPNLPPGGGLAGKRNVIEAVYSRLNPHRESDGASEEAEESGSQGKLVEALRQMRINHRGNYRHLLEEMLTSYRLAKVEGEESPPEQAATAAAPDSDAGSPVTMQEGQTDSQSALAELDSCTEDAGAKLSGKPL is encoded by the exons ATGGGTGCATTTTTGGATAAACCCAAAACTGAGAAGCATAATGCTCATGGTGCTGGGAATGGTTTACGTTATGGCCTGAGCAGCATGCAAGGATGGAGAGTGGAAATGGAAGACGCACACACAGCTGTTGTAGGGATTCCTCACGGCTTGGACGACTGGTCGTTTTTTGCAGTTTATGATGGCCATGCTGGATCCCGAGTAGCAAACTACTGCTCAACACATTTATTAGAACACATCACTAATAATGAAGACTTTCGGGCAGCTGGAAAATCAGGGTCGGCTCTTGAGCCCTCAGTGGAAAATGTCAAGAATGGCATCAGAACTGGCTTTTTGAAAATCGATGAGTACATGCGTAACTTTTCAGACCTCAGAAACGGAATGGACAGAAGTGGTTCGACCGCAGTGGGGGTCCTGATCTCCCCCAAGCATGTCTACTTCATCAACTGTGGCGATTCACGTGCCGTTCTGTACAGGAACGGACAAGTCTGCTTTTCTACCCAGGATCACAAACCTTGCAACCCAAGGGAGAAGGAGCGGATCCAGAATGCAGGAGGCAGCGTAATGATACAGCGTGTTAATGGTTCATTAGCAGTGTCTCGTGCTTTGGGGGACTATGATTACAAGTGTGTTGATGGCAAGGGCCCAACAGAACAACTTGTTTCTCCAGAGCCTGAGGTTTACGAAATTTTAAGAGCAGAAGAGGATGAATTTATCATCTTGGCTTGTGATGGGATCTGGGATGTTATGAGTAATGAGGAGCTCTGTGAATTTGTTAAATCTAGGCTTGAGGTATCTGATGACCTGGAAAATGTGTGCAATTGGGTAGTGGACACTTGTTTACATAAG GGAAGTCGAGATAACATGAGTATTGTACTAGTTTGCTTTTCAAATGCTCCCAAGGTCTCAGATGAAGCAGTGAGAAAAGATTCAGAGCTGGATAAGCACTTGGAATCACGGGTTGAAG AAATTATGGAGAAGTCTGGTGAGGAGGGAATGCCTGATCTTGCCCATGTCATGCGCATCTTGTCTGCAGAAAATATCCCCAATCTGCCTCCTGGGGGAGGTCTTGCTGGCAA gCGCAATGTAATTGAAGCTGTCTATAGTAGGCTGAATCCACATAGGGAAAGTGATGGg gcctccgaggaagcagaggaaagtgGATCACAGGGGAAATTGGTGGAAGCTCTCAGGCAAATGAGAATTAATCATAGGGGAAACTACCGACACCTTCTGGAGGAGATGCTGACTAGTTACAGGCTAGCTAAAGTAGAGGGAGAAGAAAGCCCTCCTGAACAAGCTGCCACGGCTGCTGCTCCGGACAGCGATGCTGGAAGCCCAGTGACAATGCAGGAAGGCCAGACTGACTCACAGAGTGCTCTTGCTGAATTAGACAGCTGTACTGAAGATGCGGGGGCAAAGCTGAGTGGTAAACCACTATGA
- the PPM1B gene encoding protein phosphatase 1B isoform X2, whose amino-acid sequence MGAFLDKPKTEKHNAHGAGNGLRYGLSSMQGWRVEMEDAHTAVVGIPHGLDDWSFFAVYDGHAGSRVANYCSTHLLEHITNNEDFRAAGKSGSALEPSVENVKNGIRTGFLKIDEYMRNFSDLRNGMDRSGSTAVGVLISPKHVYFINCGDSRAVLYRNGQVCFSTQDHKPCNPREKERIQNAGGSVMIQRVNGSLAVSRALGDYDYKCVDGKGPTEQLVSPEPEVYEILRAEEDEFIILACDGIWDVMSNEELCEFVKSRLEVSDDLENVCNWVVDTCLHKGSRDNMSIVLVCFSNAPKVSDEAVRKDSELDKHLESRVEEIMEKSGEEGMPDLAHVMRILSAENIPNLPPGGGLAGKRNVIEAVYSRLNPHRESDGMAVSGTSICKPVEGSGDTKGSGWQTFQAPKSTRT is encoded by the exons ATGGGTGCATTTTTGGATAAACCCAAAACTGAGAAGCATAATGCTCATGGTGCTGGGAATGGTTTACGTTATGGCCTGAGCAGCATGCAAGGATGGAGAGTGGAAATGGAAGACGCACACACAGCTGTTGTAGGGATTCCTCACGGCTTGGACGACTGGTCGTTTTTTGCAGTTTATGATGGCCATGCTGGATCCCGAGTAGCAAACTACTGCTCAACACATTTATTAGAACACATCACTAATAATGAAGACTTTCGGGCAGCTGGAAAATCAGGGTCGGCTCTTGAGCCCTCAGTGGAAAATGTCAAGAATGGCATCAGAACTGGCTTTTTGAAAATCGATGAGTACATGCGTAACTTTTCAGACCTCAGAAACGGAATGGACAGAAGTGGTTCGACCGCAGTGGGGGTCCTGATCTCCCCCAAGCATGTCTACTTCATCAACTGTGGCGATTCACGTGCCGTTCTGTACAGGAACGGACAAGTCTGCTTTTCTACCCAGGATCACAAACCTTGCAACCCAAGGGAGAAGGAGCGGATCCAGAATGCAGGAGGCAGCGTAATGATACAGCGTGTTAATGGTTCATTAGCAGTGTCTCGTGCTTTGGGGGACTATGATTACAAGTGTGTTGATGGCAAGGGCCCAACAGAACAACTTGTTTCTCCAGAGCCTGAGGTTTACGAAATTTTAAGAGCAGAAGAGGATGAATTTATCATCTTGGCTTGTGATGGGATCTGGGATGTTATGAGTAATGAGGAGCTCTGTGAATTTGTTAAATCTAGGCTTGAGGTATCTGATGACCTGGAAAATGTGTGCAATTGGGTAGTGGACACTTGTTTACATAAG GGAAGTCGAGATAACATGAGTATTGTACTAGTTTGCTTTTCAAATGCTCCCAAGGTCTCAGATGAAGCAGTGAGAAAAGATTCAGAGCTGGATAAGCACTTGGAATCACGGGTTGAAG AAATTATGGAGAAGTCTGGTGAGGAGGGAATGCCTGATCTTGCCCATGTCATGCGCATCTTGTCTGCAGAAAATATCCCCAATCTGCCTCCTGGGGGAGGTCTTGCTGGCAA gCGCAATGTAATTGAAGCTGTCTATAGTAGGCTGAATCCACATAGGGAAAGTGATGGg ATGGCAGTCTCGGGCACATCCATCTGTAAACCAGTCGAGGGCTCTGGTGACACGAAAGGCAGTGGCTGGCAGACCTTCCAAGCCCCTAAAAGTACAAGGacatga
- the PPM1B gene encoding protein phosphatase 1B isoform X4 — translation MGAFLDKPKTEKHNAHGAGNGLRYGLSSMQGWRVEMEDAHTAVVGIPHGLDDWSFFAVYDGHAGSRVANYCSTHLLEHITNNEDFRAAGKSGSALEPSVENVKNGIRTGFLKIDEYMRNFSDLRNGMDRSGSTAVGVLISPKHVYFINCGDSRAVLYRNGQVCFSTQDHKPCNPREKERIQNAGGSVMIQRVNGSLAVSRALGDYDYKCVDGKGPTEQLVSPEPEVYEILRAEEDEFIILACDGIWDVMSNEELCEFVKSRLEVSDDLENVCNWVVDTCLHKGSRDNMSIVLVCFSNAPKVSDEAVRKDSELDKHLESRVEEIMEKSGEEGMPDLAHVMRILSAENIPNLPPGGGLAGKRNVIEAVYSRLNPHRESDGGAGDLEDPW, via the exons ATGGGTGCATTTTTGGATAAACCCAAAACTGAGAAGCATAATGCTCATGGTGCTGGGAATGGTTTACGTTATGGCCTGAGCAGCATGCAAGGATGGAGAGTGGAAATGGAAGACGCACACACAGCTGTTGTAGGGATTCCTCACGGCTTGGACGACTGGTCGTTTTTTGCAGTTTATGATGGCCATGCTGGATCCCGAGTAGCAAACTACTGCTCAACACATTTATTAGAACACATCACTAATAATGAAGACTTTCGGGCAGCTGGAAAATCAGGGTCGGCTCTTGAGCCCTCAGTGGAAAATGTCAAGAATGGCATCAGAACTGGCTTTTTGAAAATCGATGAGTACATGCGTAACTTTTCAGACCTCAGAAACGGAATGGACAGAAGTGGTTCGACCGCAGTGGGGGTCCTGATCTCCCCCAAGCATGTCTACTTCATCAACTGTGGCGATTCACGTGCCGTTCTGTACAGGAACGGACAAGTCTGCTTTTCTACCCAGGATCACAAACCTTGCAACCCAAGGGAGAAGGAGCGGATCCAGAATGCAGGAGGCAGCGTAATGATACAGCGTGTTAATGGTTCATTAGCAGTGTCTCGTGCTTTGGGGGACTATGATTACAAGTGTGTTGATGGCAAGGGCCCAACAGAACAACTTGTTTCTCCAGAGCCTGAGGTTTACGAAATTTTAAGAGCAGAAGAGGATGAATTTATCATCTTGGCTTGTGATGGGATCTGGGATGTTATGAGTAATGAGGAGCTCTGTGAATTTGTTAAATCTAGGCTTGAGGTATCTGATGACCTGGAAAATGTGTGCAATTGGGTAGTGGACACTTGTTTACATAAG GGAAGTCGAGATAACATGAGTATTGTACTAGTTTGCTTTTCAAATGCTCCCAAGGTCTCAGATGAAGCAGTGAGAAAAGATTCAGAGCTGGATAAGCACTTGGAATCACGGGTTGAAG AAATTATGGAGAAGTCTGGTGAGGAGGGAATGCCTGATCTTGCCCATGTCATGCGCATCTTGTCTGCAGAAAATATCCCCAATCTGCCTCCTGGGGGAGGTCTTGCTGGCAA gCGCAATGTAATTGAAGCTGTCTATAGTAGGCTGAATCCACATAGGGAAAGTGATGGg GGTGCTGGAGATCTAGAAGACCCATGGTAG